The nucleotide window CGGGATAAAGCTGCGGGTAATGCGGCGCCGCAAAAACGCGCCAGCGAAACAAGCGGCTCGCAGAGCGGCGCCGCGGACAACGGCAACCTGATCCTTCGCGGATCCCGATCCACCGCACGGAACCGCCTCGCCGGAGGCCCTCGCACCACGGGGGGTCTCCGGCGCGTCCGTGTGTGGGCCATGCGCGCGGTGATCTTCGGCTACTTCGGCACGCTGACCGACCCCGGCGCTGAGGAGTATCGCGAGCGCGCTGGTCCCAGGCGCGGCGCGGTACCGGGTCGACCCCGATGACGCGGTCTGTGAGTACACGGTGGACGATCCGGCCGGCCTGCTGCCCCTGGTGGGCAGCGCCGGGCCGGTATAACGGTCGGCATGGAGATCCGCGTGCCTGAACTGCCGTTCCCGCTGAGCTGGTCACCCGCACCGCAGAGCTGGCCTACAAGTGAGGACGGATCGGTGCGCGCCGAGGCGCCGCTGCTGCTCGGCTCGTACCGGGGTGACTTCCAGTTCTCGGCGCTCGTCGCCCCGGCCTTCGGGGCCGCTTTCGACGCGGGTGCGCTGATCGTCCGGGAGGGCCCGGATCGCTGGCTCAAGCTGGCATTCGAGGCGCCGCCGGAAGGGGTCCCGATGGTGGTCTCGGTGGTGACCCGCGGATCCTCGGACGACGCGAACGGGGCATGAGCCCAGACCGAGCAGCGGAGGCGGTTCTGCAGCGGCTGAAGGAAGGTGGGCCCACAGCCTTCGGCATAACCCGAGAAGCAGACCGCAGCCATGCTGTCGACGCCACAACGGCGCGGTGAAGGGCTTTCTCGTGCTCACGCTTCAGCTCCCTGAGCGCCGCGCCGTCAGTGCTTCCTGTCGGCCTTGCGCCTCCGCTTGTCCTCGGCGTCGGCAATGCCGTGTGCAACGGCCGTCCGGATGACCCGGTACAGCACGGCGATACCAAGCAGCCCGAGCAGCGGCACCACGATCCCCGCGTCCACTTTCAGGAGCTCGCGAGGTTGTTGGCCTGGGCGTCGTTGAGCGGGTAGCCGAAGACGCGCACGTCGCGGATGGAACCGGTCCAGAATGCGTTCTCGCGGCCGTTGACCTTGTCCCGGCCGACGACGAAAGGACCCTTGGCAGGCCAAGGCGCGAGGTGTGCCGCCTGGCCGGCCTTCCTGCCGTTGACGTACAGGGTCAGAAGGTTGTTGCGCTGGTCATGGACGCCGGTCAGGTGGGTCCAAACACCGGGCTGCGCCTGTGATGTGGAGACGGCCCGGTCGACCCGCCACCCGGTCGTGTCGCCGGTCGGCATTCCAAAGCGCCAGGTCTTGTCGTCGGCCTCGTACCAGAGGATGAAGCCGCTGATCTCGGTGCCGTCCTGGCTGACGGCAGCGACGGTGCTCGAGCCTGGCGCAACCTTCACCCAAGCCGAGATGCTGAACCCGTAGGTGGTACCCAGCACGGCCTCCGGTCCTGTGATCTCGCCGGTTCCGTCGAACGTGGCGGCGGCCTCTGCGGTGTTCCAGGTGACGCCGGGCTCCAGGGATCCGTCGTGGTGGTTGGCGGAGCTGTCCGTTGCGGTGACACCGCTGGTTTCCCGCAGTTGGTAGGCGAGGGAGGCGGAGCCCTTCAGCTCGCCGTAGAGCGGCGCGTGGTCGGAGACGCCCGTCGGCTGGCAGACGGCCGGATCGCGTTTCGTGCTGCAGTCAGGCTGGACCGTGCCGTGGTAGTCGGCGTGGTCGGCAAGGCTCGTCCGGGAGTCGCACTGGGCGAATCCCGCGGTCGAGAAGAGGTAGTCAATCTTTATGTCGCTGTTGGTGTACGAGACGATCTTGCCGTCCGAATCGGCCGTGACGCCCAGATAGCCGTGGTAGGTGGTTTCGTTCGACGCGTCGCCGCCGTCGTTGGTGTAGTAGCTCTGCTGGTCACACTCGGGCATCAGGCTGTAGAGCGGCTGGAGCGCATCGCGGCTCGTGGTGTTGAAATCCCCGCCCAGCAGGACCCAGGGGTAACCCGCGACGGCGTTGCGGACGATGCCGACCTGGTCCGAGTAGACAAGAGGGGGCGCGTCGGGGTTACTGACTTTGTCGTAGTTGGTCAGGTGGGCATTGCAGATGCGCGTCTGCCACCCGGTGACCTTGGCGCACAACACGTATGACCATTCCTGACCCGCCGGAATGGAAAGGTGCCCGTCCGGCATCGGTTGCTGCAGTGACGTCGAGTCGTGCGAGGCGATTGTGCCCCGCACACCGATGGCGGTGGCATAGGTTCCGCTGAGCGCCCCGCGGCAGTGCGTTTCGGGCGAGCCGCCTGCCCTGGTGGTGGGCTCCCACTCGAAAGACCATTCCGACCCCAGGTTCTCCTGGATCAGGGTCAGCAGGCTCTTTCCGCGTTCGGCGTTGTTCAAGGTGCCGGCGCAGACCTCCTGGAGCAGCACGACGTTCGCGCCCCTGCTCCTGACGAGCTTGCCCAGCGCGTCGGCTTTGGCCTGGGGCTTGTTACGGTCCGGGCAGTACCCCGACTTGGCCGGGGTACTACCGCCGCCTTCGCCGCACATGTTCCAGGTGATCGCCTTGATCGCGTCACTGGCAAAGGCGCGACCGTTCGGATCGCCCGGCGTCGTGGTCTCGGCCAGGGCGGACGTAGGCAACGCGACCGACAGCAACACTGCCGCCAAGACGGCAGACAGCCGGCGCCTTACGTTTTTCCCCAACCTCATGCGACCACCCATCCAGAGTCATACACGGCGGCAGAAGGTAACAGGCGAGCCGGCCGGGGGTGGGCGTCGAGTCGTAGGCGTTGCGACGGGACGGGGGCGGAACGTCCGTTCGGGTGATCTTTTTGCGCGAAGATCAAACTAGGCTGCCCGCGTCGGTGACGTCTGTCGATACGGGGAATCTCATGCGTCCACTGCGCGTCGCGCTCGCGGCTGCCACACTCGCTGGTTCGGTCCTGATAGGTGTGGCCGTGTCGGCCGGCACCGCCATGGCCGACACCTACGGGAGCCTGCCGATCACCTCCGTCGGTGATCTCGTTGTGGACCCGGTGCATCAGCGGGTCTTCATCAGCGACACGTTGGGCGGGAAGATCGTCGCCACCGACTACCGGGGCAAGGTCGTCGGCGAGCTGACCGGCCTGCCCCTCGTGGACGGCCTGGCGCTGTCCGCCGACTCGGGCCGGCTCTACGCCGCGGTGCCCCCGGCGAGTGCGCTCGTCGCCGTGGACACCGCGACGGTCACCGAGGCCGCCCGCTACCCCGTTGGCGAAACGGTGCACCCGAGCGAGGTGGCGGCCGTCGGCGATCGTCTCTGGTTCGGGTACGACCACGTCGCGACCTACATCGGCCGGGGCGACTTCGGTTCCGTCGACCTCGGCACCTCCGAGGTGCGGCTGCACGACTACACCGCCGACTCGTCCGAGGGCCTGTACAACGACCCGCCCCGGATCCTGGCCAGCCCCGCGCGTCCCGGGCTGCTGGTGGCGGCCAACATGGGCGACACCGGGGCCGAGGTGGGCTTCTACGACATCTCCACCGGCGACGCGCGCCTGACCGGGAAGTACCTGCCGGGCCTCGGCACGATCACCGGGGTGATCGCTTTCACCGCGGACGGCGACAAGCTGATCAGGGCCGACTTCGGGAGCCGGCAGAGCATCGACGTCGACACGCGCGTCGGCACCGAGGTCTTCGCCGGGCACGGAAGCACCCGCGGGCTGGGCGTCGCGACCGACGGGCGGGTCGCGGTGGGTACCGACCAGGGCATCAAGGTGTACGCCCAGTCGACGACCGAGCCGACGCAGACGATCTCGCTGCCGGCCGTGGACGGTTACGCCACCCGGCCGGACGACCTTCGCGGGGGCAGGCTGGCGTGGGAGCCCGGCGGTGACCGCCTGTTCGCCATCGCGGAAGGGCGGGACGGGTTCTGGCTCCTGGTGCTCAACGACTCGTCGACGACTCTCCCGACGAAGACCCCGCCGCCGGTTCCGGCCGTCGCGCTGAAGCAGCCGTCGTTCTCCTCCGTACGCGCGGGCACGCCGTTCACCATCACCGGTACGGCCACCGCCCTCCCGGAGGGCGCCGCGCTCACCGTGACGCGGGTCAACGACGAGGCCCCGGCGGGCAAGGTGATCGCGACCGTCACGCCGGACACCGCGGGTGCGTTCGGCTTCACCGACACCCTGACGGTGGAGGGGCAGGCCACCTACACCGCCCGGTACGCCGGTACGGGGGTCGGCGATGCGCTCACCTCGGCCGGCGTGAGCGTCTTCGCCGCCAAGGAGCCGGTGACGCTCACCCTGAGCGGGAACGGTTCGACTTACGCGTACGGGTCGACGGTGACCTTCACCGCGCGGCTCGGCAAGTGGGGAACCAACCGGGACGTCGAGATCTGGGCCGACCCGGCCGGCGGCGACCAGCCGCGGCGGCTGCTCAAGAAGGGCGCCGTCGACAGCGCCGGCAAGCTCAGCGTGAGCCTGCGGCTGACCCGCAACACCGCGCTGACCGCCGACTACGCCGGCGACGCCGTCTACGGCGCGGTGGTGGCCTCGGCGACGGTCTCCACCCGGGTGGCGGTCAGCACCAAGGTCACCAAGCACTACAAGACCAAGAAGATCGGGTCGAAGACGTACCACGTCGTGCGGACCACGAAGGATCCGCACTTCATCACGACGATGACCGCGTACCCGGACCGCTTCTACCGCCTGACCATCGAGAAGTACTCCGGCGGCAAGTGGAAGACGTACAAGACCGGGTCGTTCGGTCTTGACTCGAAGGGCAAGTCGGAGACCTGGATCACGGGCTACTACAAGGCCGGCCTCAGGTTCCGGGTGCGCGCCGAGTACGGCGTCTCCACCTACAGCGACAAGGTCAACGCCAAGACGTACGGCGCGTGGAGCTACTACACGTACGCCAAGTGACGACGGCTCCATAAGGGACTGCGCGCGGCTCGGCGGATCACTAATATCTACGACAACTGATATTCCATGGGGGAATCGTTGTATCAATCCTTTACCCGCCGGGCTCTCGCCGCGCTGACCGCCTCCGCGGTCTCGGTCGCGGGCCTGGCGATGCCGGCGTACGCCGCCGACGAACCGTCCCTGCTCGCCGGTCCGGAGCAGGAACTCACCGCCGCGGTCGGCGAGAGCTTCGCCGCCACCCTGTCGGTCACCAACGCCGGTGACACGGCGGTCGACGGCGTCGCCATCAACTTCGCGCGCGCCTTCGGGTTCGAGGCCACCGAGGAGTTCGCCAACTGCACCTACGACTCCGGTGTGCCGCGGGGCTGCGCCTTCGACCAGACGCTGGAGCCGGGCAAGACGTACCGCGTGGTCGTGCCCTTCCGGTCGGGCGCGGACACGTACGCGCCCGGCGGTGTGTTCGGCCAGTTCGAGTGGCAGACAAAGGCCGAGTACCGGCCGGCCGGCACCGCCGGCGGCGGCCCGGAGCTGCGGCTCCAGGAGGGCGACAAGCTCGGTGAAAGCCGGGCGAGCGCCTGGCAGAACGTCGAGGTCATGATCACCGGCGACAACGGCGCGGACCTGGTCGCCATCGGCGACGCGGTCGGCGGGAAGGTCGGCGAGGTTGTGGAGGCCGAGGTCGGCGTGCACAACAACGGCCCGGCGACGCTGGACTGGTCCATGTCCGGCGAGTCGCCCGGCTTCGTCGCCATCGTCATTCCGGCCGGGACCTCGGTGGTCAGCTCGCCCGGCTGCGAGAACTGGCCCGCGAAGTCGAACCGGTACCAGTGCCAGACCGCGACCCGATTCAAGGTGGGCGCGACCACGACCTGGAAGTTCTCCCTGCGGATCGACAGCGTCGTCGCCGACGGCGCCGGGTCGATCGAGGTGAACCCGGACTGCCAGTGCCAGCGCTTCAGCCGCGATCTGGACAAGTCGAACAACAAGGCGCCGCTGTCGGTGGCCGCGACCGCGGACACGACCGCGCCGGTGATCGTGAGCACCGGCATCGCGACGGATGTGCCG belongs to Amorphoplanes digitatis and includes:
- a CDS encoding YncE family protein yields the protein MSAGTAMADTYGSLPITSVGDLVVDPVHQRVFISDTLGGKIVATDYRGKVVGELTGLPLVDGLALSADSGRLYAAVPPASALVAVDTATVTEAARYPVGETVHPSEVAAVGDRLWFGYDHVATYIGRGDFGSVDLGTSEVRLHDYTADSSEGLYNDPPRILASPARPGLLVAANMGDTGAEVGFYDISTGDARLTGKYLPGLGTITGVIAFTADGDKLIRADFGSRQSIDVDTRVGTEVFAGHGSTRGLGVATDGRVAVGTDQGIKVYAQSTTEPTQTISLPAVDGYATRPDDLRGGRLAWEPGGDRLFAIAEGRDGFWLLVLNDSSTTLPTKTPPPVPAVALKQPSFSSVRAGTPFTITGTATALPEGAALTVTRVNDEAPAGKVIATVTPDTAGAFGFTDTLTVEGQATYTARYAGTGVGDALTSAGVSVFAAKEPVTLTLSGNGSTYAYGSTVTFTARLGKWGTNRDVEIWADPAGGDQPRRLLKKGAVDSAGKLSVSLRLTRNTALTADYAGDAVYGAVVASATVSTRVAVSTKVTKHYKTKKIGSKTYHVVRTTKDPHFITTMTAYPDRFYRLTIEKYSGGKWKTYKTGSFGLDSKGKSETWITGYYKAGLRFRVRAEYGVSTYSDKVNAKTYGAWSYYTYAK
- a CDS encoding DUF1349 domain-containing protein, with the protein product MPELPFPLSWSPAPQSWPTSEDGSVRAEAPLLLGSYRGDFQFSALVAPAFGAAFDAGALIVREGPDRWLKLAFEAPPEGVPMVVSVVTRGSSDDANGA
- a CDS encoding LamG domain-containing protein, giving the protein MLLSVALPTSALAETTTPGDPNGRAFASDAIKAITWNMCGEGGGSTPAKSGYCPDRNKPQAKADALGKLVRSRGANVVLLQEVCAGTLNNAERGKSLLTLIQENLGSEWSFEWEPTTRAGGSPETHCRGALSGTYATAIGVRGTIASHDSTSLQQPMPDGHLSIPAGQEWSYVLCAKVTGWQTRICNAHLTNYDKVSNPDAPPLVYSDQVGIVRNAVAGYPWVLLGGDFNTTSRDALQPLYSLMPECDQQSYYTNDGGDASNETTYHGYLGVTADSDGKIVSYTNSDIKIDYLFSTAGFAQCDSRTSLADHADYHGTVQPDCSTKRDPAVCQPTGVSDHAPLYGELKGSASLAYQLRETSGVTATDSSANHHDGSLEPGVTWNTAEAAATFDGTGEITGPEAVLGTTYGFSISAWVKVAPGSSTVAAVSQDGTEISGFILWYEADDKTWRFGMPTGDTTGWRVDRAVSTSQAQPGVWTHLTGVHDQRNNLLTLYVNGRKAGQAAHLAPWPAKGPFVVGRDKVNGRENAFWTGSIRDVRVFGYPLNDAQANNLASS